GTCTGAGTCGGCCACCATCAGCGCGTAGCGCATGGCATCGCCCTTGCCGCTGGCGGTGACGTAGGCGATCCGGGTCCAGAAGGCGCCGCGAACGCCGGTGATCTTCTCGTAGATGGCGTCGGCCATCTGGTGGGCGACGTCGCGCATGGCATTGCCACGGGCGGTCATGGCCAGGCCGAGCAGGCGCTCGCCCTTGGGCACGTCGTACAGCTCGTACTCGACCCGGTAGGCGCCGGCGCCGCCGTCCATGACCCGGCCGACCACGATGTAGTTCTGCTTCAGCGCGCGCCAGGTGGCGAACTGGATCTCGCTGCCACGGGTCGGCTTTTCAACGATCTGGGCTTCCGGCAGGGTGCGGAACTGGCCCGAACGCTCCAGGTCGGCGCGTACCACCGAGGCCACGTCGGTCTGCGGCGCGGCGGCCGAGCCCTGGTAGGGCATGGGGACCACGGTGATGGGCAGCGCGGAGGCGTTGCCGCCGATGATGTCGATATCCAGGCCCCTCTGCTGCGCAACGGCGGCAAAAGGCAGCAACAACAAGACCGCGAACACGGCAAACCAGCGAGGCATCTTCTTCATGGGCGCTCTATTGGGGGAAAAACCAGAACGAGGGATATCAGCACGGCGGTGAACCGTTTCGCAATGATGAACCAACCGGGTGTGAAATCCGAGTGGTCGCGGCGCTGGATATCACGGCTTGTTAACGAAACCGCCCGGGACGTCAGTCCTGGGCGGTAAACGTAAAGTTGAGCTGGCGCGCGAATACGGTCTCGAAACCGCGGTACGGCAACGGCTGCGCGTTGAGCACGGCTGCTTCGATCGAGCGTCGGCCGGCCTCGTCGAACGGGCAGTCCGGGCTGACCTTGGCCGAGCTGACGTTGCCGCCCGGCAGCTGCACGATTTCAATTTTGCAGCGCTGGCCGAACGGCACGTTGTCCGGACGGGTCCACGACGCCAGTACCTTCTGCTGGATGGCGGCCGCGTACTTGGCACGCAGGTCGTCGCTGGTGCCGCCGCCACCGGCGGCCGGCTGCGCCGCACCGGTGGCCCCTGCGGTGGACTGCCCGGTGGCCGCGCGCGCGGCGGCCAGCTGGCGCAGCTTCTGCTCGGCCAGCTTGGCTTCCTTCTCGGCGGCCTCGCGGCGGCTGCGGATCTCGGCGATCTTCTTCTGGCGCTCGGCTTCAGCCTTGACGTCGTTGGCCTTCTGTTCCTGCTCGGCCAGCTTCTTCTTCTGCGCGGCCTCTTCCTGCTGCTTGGCCAGGCGCAGCTTCTGCTCGGCTTCTTCCACGCGCTTGCGCTCGGTCAGGTCGATCTGCTCCTGGCGGCGCTTGGCTTCCTGTTCCTGCTTGGCCTTCTCGGCCGAGATCGACATCGCGTTGACCGCGGCCTGGTCGACCGTGTCCGGCTGGGCGATGCGTTCCTGGGCATTCTGCTGCTGCGGGGTCGGCGCGTCCTGCGGGCGCGGCTCGGGCAGCGGCTGCGGCGGCGGCACGGTGTCTTCCTCCACCGGAATCGGCTCGGCCACCGGTTCTGGCAGGTCGGGCAGTTTTTCCGAGGCGCGCAGCGCCTGGCGGGCAGCGGCAGCCTCCGAAGCGCTCAGCTGCAGGCTGGCTTCAATCGCCGGGTCGCCTGCTGCCGCTTCGGTGGAACGCTGCGGCGACCACAGCCACGCGGCGATGAACACCAGCGCCAGCAGCAGATGCACGAGGATCGCCAGCGCGATCGGCAGACCCCACTGTTCCTCGGGCTGGCGCTGCGGGGGCAGGACGTCAGTTTGCATCGGTCGCCAGACCCACCTTTTCCACGTTGGCGCGCTTGATCACGTCCATGGCGGCCACGACCTTTTCATAGGCCACGGCCTTGTCGGCAGCGACGATCACGCGCAGGTTCTTGTCCTGCGCGGCCATCGCGCCAAGCTTGGCCTGGAGTTCGGCGGCCTCCATCGGCGCCGGCTCTTTGGCTTCGGGCAGCTTCAGGCTCAGCTGGCCGTCCAGGCGGACCGAGACGATCACCGGGTCCTGCTTGCTTTCCAGGGCCTTGGCCTGCGAGCTGGGCAGGTCCACTTCAAAGCTCAGGGTGAGCAGCGGCGCGGTGACCATGAAGATGATCAGCAGCACCAGCATGACGTCGATGTACGGCACGACGTTGATTTCGGATTTGAGCTTGCGGCGCTTGCGGCGGCCGATGGCAGCGGTCATGGCAGAGTCCTTGTGCTGGGCGCTTACTCGTCGCCTGCGGACTGGCGCTGCAGGATCGAGCTGAACTCTTCGGCGAAGGTTTCAAAGCGGACTGACAGGCGCTCGACGCGGGTGGTGAAGCGGTTGTAGGCCCACACCGCCGGAATGGCCACGAACAGGCCGATGGCGGTGGCGAACAGCGCTTCGGAAATACCCGGGGCGACCGAGGCGATACCGGCCTGCTCGCCGCTGTTGATCATGTCATGCATGGTCACCATGATGCCGAACACGGTGCCGACCAGGCCCACGTACGGGGCGGTGGAACCGATGTTGGCCAGCAGCTCCAGGCTGCGCTCCATCTGGTCCACTTCGCGGGTGTAGGTGGTGCGCATGGCGCGCTGGGCGCCTTCGAGCTGGGCGCGGCCGTCCAGGCGGCGCTTGTCGCGCAGGCGGGTGAATTCGCGGAAGCCGGCTTCGAAGATCGCCTCCAGCCCGCCCACCTTGCGGTTGCGGTCGGTGGCGGCGCTGTACAGCTTGCCCAGGTCCGCACCGGACCAGAAGCGGCTTTCGAACTCGTCGGCCTCGCGGTTGGCGGCGTTGAACACGCGCGCCTTGCGGAAGATGATCACCCAGCTGATGAACGAGCCGACCAGCAGCAGCAGCACGATGATCTTCACCGGCAGGCTGGCCTTGATCATCAGGTCCAGGTAATTGATGCCACCGCCGTGCGCGGCCTGGGCGACGGTCTGCGACGCGGCGCTGGTGACTTCCTGCGGCAGCGCTTCGACCACCGTGGCCTGCAGGGCCAAAAGCATTGCGATCATCCGTTGTTCCTCAATATGCGGCTGTTTGAATAACGTGGGGTTTCAGCGCGGCGTGGAGAGCATCGTCCATGCCGCGCGGCTTGAATGTGGAGGCGTCCAATGCCGCGATCTTCACCTGCGCGGTCAGCAGCGTTTCATCGCCGCGACACACCGCCTGTTCGAACACCATGCTGGCGCGCTTGCACTGCACCAGCGTGGCGGTCACCAGCAGCGCGTCGTCCAGCCGCGCCGGTTTCAGGAACTCCAGGGTCATCGACCGGACCGCGAACACCAGGCCATGCTCGGTGCGGGTGCGTTCCTGGCCATACCCCAGCGCCCGCATCCATTCGGTGCGTGCCCGTTCCATGAAGGCCACGTAGCGGGCGTGGTAGACCACGCCGCCAGCGTCGGTATCTTCCCAATATATGCGTGTCGGCCAACTGAACCGCGCGTCAACCGGCATCGGGGACCTCCGCGAACAGGTCGGCCGGCGGGTTCTTCGGCTTCAGGCCCAGGTGGCGGTACGCCTTGTGGGTGGCCATGCGGCCGCGCGCGGTGCGCACCAGGAAGCCCTGCTGGATCAGGTAGGGTTCGACCACATCTTCCAGCGTGCCGCGCTCCTCGGAAAGGGCTGCGGCCATCGACTCCACGCCGACCGGGCCGCCGTCGAAATAGTCGATCAGGGTGCGCAGCATGCGCCGGTCAAGGTCGTCGAAGCCTTCCGGGTCGACCTTCAGCATCTGCATGGCGGCCTGCGCCACGTCCTGGTCGATGTGCCCGTTGGCCTTGACCTGGGCGTAGTCGCGCACGCGGCGCAGCAGGCGGTTGGCGATACGCGGGGTGCCGCGCGAACGGCGTGCGATTTCCGCCGCGCCTTCGGCGGTGCAGTCGATGCCGAGGATCGCCGCCGAGCGCCGGACGATCTTCGTCAGCTCCTCGGGGGTGTAGAACTCCAGCCGGTGCACGATGCCGAAGCGGTCGCGCAGCGGCGCGGTCAGCAGGCCGGCACGGGTGGTGGCGCCGATCAGGGTGAACGGCGGCAGGTCGATCTTGATCGAGCGCGCCGCAGGGCCCTCGCCGATCATGATGTCGATCTGGAAATCTTCCATCGCCGGGTACAGCACTTCTTCCACCACCGGCGACAGGCGGTGGATTTCGTCCACGAACAGCACGTCGTGGGGCTGCAGGTTGGTGAGCAGCGCGGCCAGGTCGCCGGCCTTTTCGATCACCGGCCCGGAGGTGACCCGCAGCGCCACGCCCAGCTCGTTGGCGATCACGTGGCTCAGGGTGGTCTTGCCCAGGCCGGGCGGCCCGAAGATCAGCACATGGTCCAGCGCATCGCCACGGGCCTTGGCCGCTTCGATGTAGATCGACAGCTGCTCGCGCACGGGCGCCTGGCCAAGGTAGTCGGCCATGCGCTTGGGGCGGATGCTGGCGTCGGTGGTGTCATCCTCGCGGGTGGCACCGGCGCCAATGATGCGGTCGTCGGTCATTTCCCGATTATGAGGCAAAAAGACGCGAATTCGACGTAGTGCCGGCCGCCGGCCGGCTCCCCGTCAAATTTCGACCTGCGCGCCCAATTCCACGAGACGATTCCCCGGAATCCGGAAGAACCCGGTCGCCGGTGCCGCGTTCCGGTGCATCAGCGCGAACAGCTTGTCGCGCCAGATCGGCATGCCGCGGTTGGCGGTGGCTACGATGGTCTCGCGGCTGGCGAAGAAGGTGGTGTCCATCGGGTCGAAGTAGATCCCGCCGCGGTCGCACGAGCGCATCAGCGCCAGCGGCACGTCCGGGGTCTCCATGAAGCCGAAACGCACGAACACGCGGTAGAACTCATCGCCCACCGACTCGATCTTCAACCGCTGGCCTTCCATCGCGTAGGGAATGGGCAGGGTCTCCACGTGCAGGAACACGTTGCGCTCGTGCAGCACCTTGTTGTGCTTGAGGTTGTGCATCAGCGCATGCGGGGCCACCGAGGGGTCGGCGGTGAGGAACACCGCGGTGCCCGGCACGCGCACCGGCGGGGCCAGCATCAGCCCCGGCAGGAACGTATCCAGGCGGATGCCGTCCTTGCGGATCTCATCGCGCAGCAGCTCGCGGCCACGCCGCCAGGTGCGCATCATGGTGAACAGCACGATGCCCAGCACCACCGGGAACCAGGCGCCCTG
This portion of the Stenotrophomonas aracearum genome encodes:
- the tolA gene encoding cell envelope integrity protein TolA, with translation MQTDVLPPQRQPEEQWGLPIALAILVHLLLALVFIAAWLWSPQRSTEAAAGDPAIEASLQLSASEAAAARQALRASEKLPDLPEPVAEPIPVEEDTVPPPQPLPEPRPQDAPTPQQQNAQERIAQPDTVDQAAVNAMSISAEKAKQEQEAKRRQEQIDLTERKRVEEAEQKLRLAKQQEEAAQKKKLAEQEQKANDVKAEAERQKKIAEIRSRREAAEKEAKLAEQKLRQLAAARAATGQSTAGATGAAQPAAGGGGTSDDLRAKYAAAIQQKVLASWTRPDNVPFGQRCKIEIVQLPGGNVSSAKVSPDCPFDEAGRRSIEAAVLNAQPLPYRGFETVFARQLNFTFTAQD
- the tolR gene encoding protein TolR, producing MTAAIGRRKRRKLKSEINVVPYIDVMLVLLIIFMVTAPLLTLSFEVDLPSSQAKALESKQDPVIVSVRLDGQLSLKLPEAKEPAPMEAAELQAKLGAMAAQDKNLRVIVAADKAVAYEKVVAAMDVIKRANVEKVGLATDAN
- the tolQ gene encoding protein TolQ codes for the protein MIAMLLALQATVVEALPQEVTSAASQTVAQAAHGGGINYLDLMIKASLPVKIIVLLLLVGSFISWVIIFRKARVFNAANREADEFESRFWSGADLGKLYSAATDRNRKVGGLEAIFEAGFREFTRLRDKRRLDGRAQLEGAQRAMRTTYTREVDQMERSLELLANIGSTAPYVGLVGTVFGIMVTMHDMINSGEQAGIASVAPGISEALFATAIGLFVAIPAVWAYNRFTTRVERLSVRFETFAEEFSSILQRQSAGDE
- the ybgC gene encoding tol-pal system-associated acyl-CoA thioesterase, with amino-acid sequence MPVDARFSWPTRIYWEDTDAGGVVYHARYVAFMERARTEWMRALGYGQERTRTEHGLVFAVRSMTLEFLKPARLDDALLVTATLVQCKRASMVFEQAVCRGDETLLTAQVKIAALDASTFKPRGMDDALHAALKPHVIQTAAY
- the ruvB gene encoding Holliday junction branch migration DNA helicase RuvB, whose product is MTDDRIIGAGATREDDTTDASIRPKRMADYLGQAPVREQLSIYIEAAKARGDALDHVLIFGPPGLGKTTLSHVIANELGVALRVTSGPVIEKAGDLAALLTNLQPHDVLFVDEIHRLSPVVEEVLYPAMEDFQIDIMIGEGPAARSIKIDLPPFTLIGATTRAGLLTAPLRDRFGIVHRLEFYTPEELTKIVRRSAAILGIDCTAEGAAEIARRSRGTPRIANRLLRRVRDYAQVKANGHIDQDVAQAAMQMLKVDPEGFDDLDRRMLRTLIDYFDGGPVGVESMAAALSEERGTLEDVVEPYLIQQGFLVRTARGRMATHKAYRHLGLKPKNPPADLFAEVPDAG